The Triticum dicoccoides isolate Atlit2015 ecotype Zavitan unplaced genomic scaffold, WEW_v2.0 scaffold148734, whole genome shotgun sequence genomic sequence ATGAACCCGCCGATGCCCATGATGCTGAAGTAGAGCGCTAGGCCGAGGCTACGCAGCTCGCGTGGCATCTGGTCGTAGAAGAACTCCTGCAGGCCCACCACCGTCAGCACGTCCGCCACGCCCATCATCGCGTACTGCGGAACCAGCCACGCCCAGCTCATCGGCACCGTCGCGCCGGCGTCGTCCACCAGCCCGTGCTCCTGCGCCGTCTCCAGCCGTCGAGCCTCCACCAGTGCTGCCACGATCACCGCGCCCATCGACACCACCATGCCCACGCCCACGCATTGCAGAAGAGTCAGCCCCGATGGCTTGCCCGTCGCGCGCCCCAGCTCCGGCACCAGCAGGCGGTCGTAGATGGGGACGAACAACAGGATGCTTGCTGGCCCTAGCGTCTGAAGGGCCGCCGGGGGCAGCTCCAGGCCGCCGAAGATGCGTCTGTCCAGGGTGCGGCCCTGCTTGTTGAAGAGTGTCATTATCTGCGCGTACGCCACACCGTATGCGAGGCACGCCGCCCAGATCGGCAACAGCCGCAGCACGCCGCGCGCCTCCTCCGACTTGGCTGCGACGTCCTCGTCTTGGCATCCTTTTGTACGGAATAAGCTCGAGTTCCTCATGAGCGCCACAAGGCTG encodes the following:
- the LOC119343961 gene encoding protein NRT1/ PTR FAMILY 5.13-like, producing the protein MSPSLYLIPLAQGADKPCGLAFAADQFDADHPKERASRSSLFNWWYFSMAIGISVAVAVVSYIQENVGWGIGFGLLCVIMLCAFAIFLSGTPTYRLYAPIPGAESTFARLGRSLVALMRNSSLFRTKGCQDEDVAAKSEEARGVLRLLPIWAACLAYGVAYAQIMTLFNKQGRTLDRRIFGGLELPPAALQTLGPASILLFVPIYDRLLVPELGRATGKPSGLTLLQCVGVGMVVSMGAVIVAALVEARRLETAQEHGLVDDAGATVPMSWAWLVPQYAMMGVADVLTVVGLQEFFYDQMPRELRSLGLALYFSIMGIGGFISSALISFIDRVTRSGGGDGWFADNLNGAHLDYFYWLLAGLSAAELVLFVWLASSYTYNSNHKRLQH